Proteins from a genomic interval of Mycoplasmopsis columboralis:
- a CDS encoding zinc-binding metallopeptidase family protein codes for MNKTQFKHRLVEYMELEGMSRYEEPVVQALKKNVDNNAFEFSRDNFGSLIMHKKSKNPNAPKVMIAAHMDEVGYIVRDIHEKGQILLSPVGGIWPSVVIGTKAKLVNSLDEEFYGVFGHTSIHIMKAEEVSKAITNNDLYADFGFKNKQEALDNHVEVGNRVYMSGETIYFKNEDLIGGKAMDNRAGVTVLDYVASQVKDLDLDIDLYLVGTVQEEVGTRGAKTSVTLVNPQVAIALDTTSSHDTINTIAGTTKLFAGAALRIKDGGTFMDPKLVDFMSQTAKKHNIKAYKFVAMGGGTDAHELQYAKGGAATLTISLPQRYLHSPIGVCSISDLMAAGDLLVNFLKDFNEKEYRKMQYK; via the coding sequence ATGAATAAAACACAATTTAAACATAGATTAGTTGAATATATGGAACTAGAAGGTATGTCTAGATATGAAGAGCCAGTTGTACAAGCTCTCAAAAAGAATGTTGATAATAATGCTTTTGAATTTTCTAGAGATAATTTTGGTTCATTAATTATGCATAAAAAATCAAAAAATCCCAATGCGCCTAAAGTAATGATTGCCGCTCACATGGATGAAGTTGGTTACATCGTTAGAGATATTCATGAAAAAGGACAAATTTTACTTTCTCCTGTTGGTGGAATATGACCTTCTGTGGTAATTGGAACTAAAGCTAAATTAGTTAATTCTCTTGATGAAGAATTTTACGGAGTTTTTGGTCACACATCAATTCATATCATGAAAGCTGAAGAAGTTTCAAAAGCGATCACTAATAATGATTTATACGCAGATTTTGGGTTTAAAAACAAACAAGAAGCTCTAGATAATCACGTTGAAGTTGGAAATAGAGTTTACATGTCTGGTGAAACTATTTATTTTAAAAACGAAGATTTAATTGGTGGTAAAGCCATGGATAATCGTGCAGGAGTTACTGTGCTAGATTATGTAGCTTCACAAGTAAAGGACTTAGACTTAGACATAGATTTATATTTAGTTGGCACTGTCCAAGAAGAAGTTGGAACTAGAGGAGCTAAAACTTCAGTTACTTTAGTTAATCCTCAAGTGGCAATAGCTTTAGATACCACTTCTTCTCACGACACAATTAACACTATTGCAGGAACTACTAAATTATTTGCTGGAGCTGCACTAAGAATTAAAGATGGCGGAACCTTTATGGATCCTAAATTAGTTGATTTTATGAGTCAAACAGCCAAAAAACACAACATTAAAGCTTACAAATTTGTAGCTATGGGTGGTGGAACTGATGCTCATGAACTTCAATATGCTAAAGGAGGAGCCGCTACTTTAACTATTTCGTTGCCTCAAAGATATTTACACAGTCCAATTGGAGTATGTTCAATTTCAGATTTAATGGCGGCTGGAGATTTACTTGTTAACTTTTTAAAAGACTTTAACGAAAAAGAATATCGAAAAATGCAATACAAATAA
- a CDS encoding TrkH family potassium uptake protein yields MDQLKHWLRKHWFLQHFKNFFNLISNFKNNLSKLKYLLFVYFLIVLVSTLLLYAPFTQNDLDPITGDKVTKLSFVDALFTASSAFSDTGLTVKSTFAQFNVFGQAIIAILIFAGGIGVFALKLFIFNFIFRRKSISLGETKLIQSERGGEDSARVVKLVIVSVKFLLVVTLIFSAILSIYFYFADDASATAGIKAFLREQYPNLPENKLAYISPKNNIEMAIRFGFFHTISAINNAGFDIISNNSLMPYYSDYFLQICFIILFVIGGLGYPVIYDLRCWLKHKLTKQKGEYNLTLFTKLSLIVYFLVFAFGFIVTLIFEIISKDMNTIWNKYYFKKSELQHFDSYRLWLFNGSLSLSENWEAHQWKTPIINGSQNDYRFLSSEEIITIKNNLTPILQRGQMYGNAFQKVFAILFISLSTRSAGFSTSSLSDFTFNSYITYSIMMFIGAAPSSTGGGIRTTTFALILLGIVSTFRGDRKTRLFRRSISRDNTFNALQVFLISLSLVIVATMICVTSFDVYSHGGLNTAGSLTKDNVLLQNPETYRLEQIVFEICSAFGTTGLSLGITPGLNVGSKIALTIVMFIGQFGISSLLFVWKRKKRYNTYYEYIEEDVAIG; encoded by the coding sequence ATGGATCAGTTAAAACACTGATTAAGGAAACATTGGTTTTTACAACATTTTAAAAACTTTTTTAACTTAATTAGTAATTTTAAAAATAATCTATCAAAACTCAAATACTTGTTATTTGTTTATTTTTTAATTGTACTTGTTTCAACGTTGCTGTTATATGCACCTTTTACACAAAATGATTTAGATCCTATCACTGGAGATAAGGTAACAAAACTTTCATTTGTTGATGCACTTTTTACTGCCTCAAGTGCTTTCAGTGATACAGGTTTAACAGTTAAATCCACCTTTGCACAATTTAATGTCTTTGGACAAGCAATTATTGCAATTTTAATTTTTGCTGGTGGTATTGGTGTTTTTGCCCTAAAGTTATTTATTTTCAATTTTATTTTTAGACGCAAAAGCATTTCGCTTGGAGAAACAAAATTAATTCAATCTGAACGTGGTGGCGAAGATTCGGCTCGAGTGGTTAAACTTGTTATTGTTTCGGTTAAATTTTTACTTGTTGTTACGTTAATTTTCAGTGCGATTTTATCAATTTATTTTTATTTTGCTGATGATGCATCAGCTACAGCTGGAATTAAAGCTTTCTTAAGGGAACAATATCCAAACTTACCTGAAAATAAATTGGCTTATATAAGCCCTAAAAACAATATTGAAATGGCGATTCGCTTTGGTTTTTTTCACACCATTTCAGCTATTAATAATGCTGGATTTGATATTATTTCAAATAATTCATTAATGCCTTATTATAGTGATTACTTCCTACAAATATGCTTTATTATTTTGTTTGTAATTGGTGGATTAGGTTATCCAGTTATTTACGATTTAAGATGTTGACTTAAGCATAAATTAACTAAACAAAAAGGTGAATACAACTTAACTTTATTTACTAAATTATCCTTAATTGTGTACTTTCTTGTATTTGCTTTTGGTTTTATTGTGACACTTATTTTTGAAATTATTTCTAAAGATATGAACACCATTTGAAACAAATACTATTTCAAAAAAAGTGAACTTCAACATTTTGATTCGTATCGTTTGTGACTTTTTAATGGTAGCTTATCACTAAGTGAAAATTGAGAAGCTCATCAATGAAAAACACCTATAATAAATGGCTCTCAAAATGATTATCGGTTTTTAAGTTCTGAAGAAATTATTACAATAAAAAACAATTTAACACCAATTTTACAGCGCGGACAAATGTATGGTAATGCCTTCCAAAAAGTTTTTGCCATCTTATTTATTAGTTTATCAACTAGAAGTGCTGGGTTTTCAACTTCTTCACTGAGTGATTTTACCTTCAATAGTTACATTACATATTCAATTATGATGTTCATAGGGGCTGCTCCTTCAAGTACTGGTGGAGGAATTAGAACTACTACTTTTGCATTAATTCTTTTAGGAATTGTTTCGACTTTTAGAGGAGATCGCAAAACTAGATTATTTAGACGCTCAATTAGTCGAGACAATACATTTAATGCACTACAAGTATTTTTAATTAGTTTGTCTTTAGTTATAGTTGCAACTATGATTTGTGTCACTTCTTTTGATGTGTACTCACATGGAGGTTTAAATACCGCTGGTTCTTTAACAAAAGATAATGTCTTATTACAAAATCCCGAGACTTATCGTCTTGAACAGATTGTTTTTGAAATTTGTAGCGCCTTTGGAACTACTGGACTTTCTTTAGGGATTACTCCTGGACTTAATGTAGGTTCAAAAATTGCCTTAACAATTGTCATGTTTATTGGACAATTTGGAATTAGTTCATTGCTTTTTGTATGAAAACGTAAAAAAAGATACAATACATATTATGAATACATCGAAGAAGATGTAGCGATAGGATAA
- a CDS encoding potassium channel family protein has product MGIKYKNDIAVIGTGRFGRAVIDQLIIMNKSILVIDKDEESARNFVDDVQRVVIADAAEVKALKGIGIEQIETVVVAVPDNIEIVAALQELGVKNIIVRAINERHARVLKQIGVNVIIRPEHEAGIRTALIAGNRNFIDYSENLQELGDNFVLGTTKVLSPKYSDKKLKDLNFNKFGVTVVLIKRNAVPIRPQGDTILKKEDLVTLIGEVADVTDIFKKLNETN; this is encoded by the coding sequence ATGGGAATTAAATATAAAAATGATATTGCTGTAATTGGAACAGGACGCTTTGGTAGAGCTGTTATTGATCAATTAATTATTATGAATAAAAGCATTTTGGTTATAGACAAAGATGAAGAATCGGCACGAAATTTTGTTGATGATGTTCAAAGAGTGGTTATTGCTGATGCAGCAGAAGTTAAAGCTCTTAAAGGGATTGGAATTGAACAAATTGAAACAGTTGTTGTTGCTGTTCCAGATAACATTGAAATTGTTGCTGCGCTTCAAGAATTGGGTGTGAAAAACATTATTGTAAGAGCCATTAACGAGCGTCATGCTAGAGTTTTAAAACAAATTGGAGTTAATGTAATTATTCGTCCTGAACATGAAGCAGGAATTAGAACGGCTTTAATTGCTGGAAACAGAAACTTTATTGATTACAGCGAGAATTTGCAAGAATTAGGTGATAATTTCGTTTTAGGAACAACTAAAGTATTAAGTCCTAAATATAGTGATAAAAAATTAAAAGACCTTAATTTTAATAAATTTGGAGTAACTGTTGTTTTAATTAAAAGAAATGCTGTACCTATTCGTCCTCAAGGAGATACTATTTTGAAAAAAGAAGACTTAGTAACTTTAATTGGTGAGGTTGCTGACGTTACAGATATTTTTAAAAAACTCAATGAAACTAATTAA
- a CDS encoding UU173 family protein, giving the protein MSKIIKWSFFKRVFWNNPALLWVGANLEKVLNENFEYQWHKQRVITEEENELFGDDNDEEIPDFDFGEMLELENSNQTTSINNIDLIAVQNFRKLKEGAIDFYAKKYNIQASEIFYIPTNLEVTQKVNLTKDLISNNSIRLIVDAHFGYLHQGISEKFLYVSDCFLYDKELAKMSLLGYSAKSPIENFYKFFYLVNVAKKENLIKDASLIIIDPVVNLLRNTKVKEIKFSESFSGHVAKSLPAKNSKLSFANNFYRQVLARTGDSSLFLNTLNYDLSSFSFYKVAINKELLLPTFKTDLLDDLPEDLHNYHQNKLKDNFKVLFTAKDNTKSITFKPINWYFSLIDRAYEKFGENVDYKAISFFATLDFSNEENIRILDYFVSDTLEIAHAQKQEIFFPNYLMSNEEKLAILTYVYGIEQWNISKTFFGALKLKYTKYEDIQKAAQLSCNLVNFFNVGVLNVIKSLHVKNKRVIWYDYEGFSDLFPILDTSKSYEQIVSQVSIIETINGEQTNINNYVVDTKNVSLKDLVKLIQIIYSNHADLFVVYNKTYENTRNSEIYNLVQTQIQNNPNGEFAKWFASENLTLDLFKQMIWHINNHTIDLYDCFKYRNLIKNSPEYASDDNLLSFKVENSKIISTQDVKKINVDLKYKTFVFLDKLLLQGSIKKVEKFITYHKLNLKTLITPYSELVIQKGTMAMNEAMLRYHDFTGDSNWKQIEHNLKLYCENDVRAMIMVYEFVMELVRSVFPEIDTYEYQMENENFYYNIENNKLIIKRINNE; this is encoded by the coding sequence ATGAGCAAAATTATTAAGTGAAGTTTTTTTAAAAGAGTTTTTTGAAATAATCCAGCTTTGCTTTGAGTTGGAGCAAATTTAGAAAAAGTTTTAAATGAAAATTTTGAGTATCAGTGACACAAACAAAGAGTTATAACTGAAGAAGAAAATGAACTTTTTGGAGATGACAATGATGAAGAAATCCCTGATTTTGATTTTGGGGAAATGCTTGAACTAGAAAATTCAAACCAAACAACTTCAATTAATAATATTGATTTAATTGCAGTGCAAAATTTTCGTAAACTCAAAGAAGGCGCTATTGATTTTTATGCTAAAAAATATAACATTCAAGCTAGCGAAATTTTCTATATTCCCACAAATTTAGAGGTAACACAAAAAGTTAATCTTACTAAAGATCTTATAAGTAATAATTCAATTAGACTAATTGTAGATGCTCATTTTGGTTATTTACATCAAGGAATTTCAGAAAAGTTTTTATATGTATCTGATTGTTTTTTATATGATAAAGAACTTGCTAAAATGTCATTATTAGGATATTCAGCTAAATCACCAATTGAAAATTTTTATAAGTTTTTTTACCTAGTTAATGTAGCTAAAAAAGAAAATTTAATTAAAGATGCCAGTTTGATAATTATTGATCCAGTTGTAAACTTACTTCGTAACACCAAGGTAAAAGAAATTAAATTTAGCGAAAGCTTTTCCGGTCACGTTGCTAAAAGCTTACCAGCAAAAAACTCTAAGCTATCATTTGCAAATAATTTTTATAGGCAAGTTTTAGCCCGAACTGGAGATTCATCTTTATTTTTAAATACGCTAAATTATGATTTAAGCTCTTTTTCTTTTTATAAAGTAGCTATTAATAAAGAATTATTACTTCCAACATTCAAAACTGATTTACTTGATGATTTACCCGAAGATTTACATAATTATCACCAAAATAAATTAAAAGATAATTTTAAAGTTCTCTTTACTGCTAAAGATAATACTAAAAGTATTACTTTTAAACCAATAAACTGATATTTTTCATTAATTGATAGAGCATATGAAAAATTTGGTGAAAATGTTGATTATAAAGCAATTAGTTTTTTTGCAACTTTAGATTTTAGTAATGAGGAAAATATTAGGATTTTAGATTATTTTGTAAGCGATACTTTAGAAATTGCTCATGCTCAAAAGCAAGAAATATTCTTTCCAAACTATCTTATGAGTAATGAGGAAAAATTAGCTATTTTAACTTATGTGTATGGAATTGAACAATGAAACATATCAAAAACTTTCTTTGGAGCTTTAAAATTAAAATACACCAAATATGAAGACATTCAAAAAGCCGCTCAATTATCATGCAATCTTGTTAATTTTTTCAATGTAGGTGTGTTAAACGTAATTAAATCATTGCATGTGAAAAATAAACGGGTAATTTGATATGACTATGAAGGTTTTTCGGATTTATTTCCAATTTTAGATACATCTAAATCATATGAACAAATTGTTTCTCAAGTGTCTATTATTGAAACAATTAATGGAGAGCAAACAAATATTAATAATTATGTAGTTGATACCAAAAATGTATCACTAAAAGACTTAGTAAAATTAATTCAAATCATTTATTCAAATCATGCAGATTTGTTTGTAGTATATAACAAAACATACGAAAATACACGTAATTCAGAAATATACAATTTGGTTCAAACCCAAATTCAGAACAATCCAAACGGAGAATTTGCTAAATGATTTGCTAGCGAAAATCTAACTTTAGATCTTTTTAAACAAATGATTTGACACATTAACAATCACACAATTGATTTATATGATTGTTTTAAATACCGTAATTTAATTAAAAACTCTCCTGAATATGCAAGTGATGATAATTTGCTTTCTTTTAAAGTTGAAAATTCAAAAATCATTTCAACTCAAGATGTCAAAAAAATCAATGTGGATTTAAAATATAAAACTTTCGTTTTTCTTGATAAGTTATTATTACAAGGATCAATTAAAAAAGTTGAGAAATTCATCACTTACCACAAGCTTAATCTTAAAACCTTAATTACACCTTATTCAGAATTAGTAATTCAAAAAGGAACAATGGCCATGAATGAAGCGATGTTGCGTTATCATGATTTCACTGGCGATTCAAATTGAAAACAAATTGAGCACAACTTAAAGTTATATTGTGAAAATGATGTTCGTGCCATGATTATGGTATATGAGTTTGTTATGGAACTTGTTCGAAGTGTTTTTCCGGAAATTGATACTTATGAATATCAAATGGAAAATGAAAATTTCTACTACAATATAGAAAATAATAAATTAATAATTAAAAGGATAAACAATGAATAA
- a CDS encoding YneF family protein, translated as MLEFTAATFSIMIIGIILGVALITALVTFFLARRMFEKQIKENPPVSEKMIRVMFKQMGRTASETQIRQIMRSMQNAKYDKNK; from the coding sequence ATGCTTGAATTTACAGCGGCTACATTTTCAATTATGATTATTGGAATTATCTTAGGAGTAGCTCTTATTACTGCTTTGGTCACTTTTTTCCTTGCTAGAAGAATGTTTGAAAAGCAAATTAAAGAAAATCCACCTGTTTCTGAAAAAATGATTCGTGTAATGTTTAAACAAATGGGAAGAACAGCTTCAGAAACACAAATTAGACAAATTATGCGTTCAATGCAAAACGCAAAATACGATAAAAACAAATAA
- the rbfA gene encoding 30S ribosome-binding factor RbfA — MNNVNLSRKESQAMQLVADIVSRDLTNVNIIDPVVIDARLSSDLSYLKVFVSLGGNTKKGLDALNNASGYVRSILAKSLSWRKVPSITFVLDEVTDHGMKIDAILAKIKSEQSE, encoded by the coding sequence ATGAACAATGTAAATTTATCTCGAAAAGAATCTCAAGCAATGCAACTAGTTGCTGACATTGTTTCTAGAGATTTAACAAATGTAAATATTATTGACCCGGTAGTAATTGACGCTAGATTGTCTAGCGACTTATCATATTTAAAAGTATTTGTATCTCTTGGAGGAAATACTAAAAAAGGATTAGATGCTTTAAATAATGCTTCCGGATATGTCAGAAGTATTTTAGCTAAAAGTTTATCATGAAGAAAAGTTCCAAGTATCACTTTCGTTTTAGATGAGGTCACTGATCACGGAATGAAAATAGACGCTATTTTAGCTAAAATTAAATCAGAACAAAGTGAATAA